AGGATTTTTTATCCTCTCAATTGAATAACTCCCAATAACTTTTTCTCTTAAAGGCTCAATTATTTCCTCACCATTCTTCACGGCCTCAACTTTTATACCATTAATAGTTCCACAATCTTCTATTCTAACAACAACATCCTGAGCAATATCTACCAGCCTTCGAGTTAAATACCCAGCATCCGCAGTCTTAAGGGCTGTATCTGCAAGTCCCTTCCTTGCACCATTTGTAGATATAAAAAACTCTATTACAGAAAGGCCTTCCTTAAAATTAGAAATAATTGGAAGTTCAATAATATCTCCAGAGGTTTTAGCCATCAACCCCCGCATCCCTGCAAGCTGCCTTATCTGATTTCTACTTCCACGAGCACCAGAGTCAGCCATCATATAAATAACATTAAATCCATCTCTATCTCTTTTAAGAATTTCCATCATCCTAGTAGTAAGCTCTTCATTCGTCTTTGACCAAACAGAAACAACATTATTATATCTCTCCTCACCAGTAATAACGCCCTTAGTGTAATCATTCTGAATTTTGGCAATTTCTCTATTAGCCTTATCTACATATCCTCGCTTCTCTTCAGGCACAATAATATCGCTCATACTTATTGTACACCCAAATTTAGTAGCATACTTAAATCCAAGTTCCTTAATAATATCTAACATCTCGATTACAATAGAAGAACCATGAGCCACATATACCTCAGAAATCAAAACCTGTAATTCATGATCACTAAGAGTTTTATTGACAAAGTCAATCTTATCTGGTAAAGCCTCATTAAATACAATACGACCCGATGTAGTTTCTATATATCCACCATTAACTTTTACATAAATTCGTGCATTATAATCTAAAGCTTTATTATTGATTGCAAGAAGAACATGATTGAAATTTAAAAACTTACGACCCTCACCAGCTACATTTTTTTTCTCCATAGTTAAGTAATAAAGCCCCAAAACAATATCCTGAGATGGAAATACAATAGGATGCCCATTTGCAGGATTTAGCAAATTATTAGTTGATAGCATCAACGCCCAACTCTCAGCTTGTGCCGCAGGAGTTAAAGGTACATGAACAGCCATCTGATCACCATCAAAGTCAGCATTATATGCATGACAAACAAGGGGATGTAGCTTTATAGCTTTTCCTTCAACCAAAACTGGCTCAAAAGCCTGGATTCCCAGCCTGTGAAGTGTTGGAGCTCGGTTTAAAAGTACAGGATGTTCCTTAATAACACCGTCTAAAATCTGCCATACCTCATCCACTTCTTGCTCAATCAGACTCTTTGCTCTTTTTATATTAAATACAGATTCACTCTCAATCAATCTTCTAATTACAAACGGTTTAAAAAGCTCAAGTGCCATCTTTGAAGGAATACCGCACTGATGAAGCTTAAGCTCAGGTCCAACAACAATTACAGAACGACCCGAATAATCTACTCTCTTCCCAAGAAGGTTTTGCCTAAATCTACCCTGCTTACCCTTTAATGCATCAGACAAAGATTTAAGCGGTCTATTTGACGAACCCTTAACGACTTTTCTCTTGTGTGAATTATCAAAAAGAGAATCAACAGATTCCTGTAGCATTCTTTTTTCATTTCTTACAATGATCTCAGGCGCATTAAGAAGTAATAGTTTTCTTAAACGATTATTCCTATTTATTACTCTTCTATAAAGATCATTAAGATCAGAAGTCGCAAATCTTCCCCCATCGAGTTGAACCATAGGTCTAATTTCTGGAGGAATAACAGGCAGAACATCCATAATCATCCATTCTGGTTTATTTCCAGAAACTTTAAAGTTCTCAATAATTTCAAGACGCCTTAAAAGCTTTTTATCTGTCTTGTCGTCTTTATCAATCATCTGAACTCTAAGCCTAGATGAAAGCTCATCAAGATCAAGATTTTCAAGTAAGGTTTTAATTGCCTCAGCACCCATTGAAGCATTAAAAGACATCCCATACCTTTCTCTTGATTCAGAATACTCATCTTCATTTAAAAGTTGCATTTTCTTAAGGTCAGTATCACCCGGTTCAATTACAATATATTTTTCATAATAAAGTATAGAATTTAAATTAGAAGCCGTAATATCAAGCAAAAGACCAATTCTAGAAGGAATATACTTATAATACCAAATATGAGCAACAGGCGCTGAAAGCTCAATATGCCCCATTCTTTCGCGCCTAACCTTAAAATGAGTTACCTCAACATTACAACGATCACAAATAATACCCTTATATCTAACTGACTTAAACTTACCACAATAGCATTCCCATTCTTTTGTTGTTCCAAAAATTCGCTCACAAAAAAGCCCATCTTTCTCAGGTCTCAAAGTTCTATAGTTAATAGTTTCAGACTTTTTAACCTCACCATAAGACCAATTTCTAATCTGCTCAGGAGATGCTATTTTTATTTTTATTTTTTCAAAATCTTTTATTTCTTTCATAGAAACCTCAAAACCTAAGTTTTATTAATCAATTCCTCTTCCTTTTCCGTTAAAGGAATTTGATTTCCACCATCATCATAAATTGATAAATCAAATCCAAGACCTCTTAACTCCTGCATCAAAACATTAAAAGATTCAGGAATTCCAGATACATTAGTAGGGATGCCCTTAACAATATTTTCATATATCTTCACTCTCCCTGACATATCATCTGATTTTACTGTTAAGAGCTCTTGAAGAGTATGTGCAGCTCCATAAGCTTCTAATGCCCAAACTTCCATCTCCCCAAGCCTTTGACCTCCAAATTGTGCCTTCCCTCCAAGAGGTTGTTGAGACACAAGTGAATAAGGTCCCGTAGACCTTGCATGCATCTTATCATCGACAAGGTGGTGAAGCTTAAGCATATATATAACCCCAACCATCACCTCATTCTCAAACGCTTCCCCAGTATACCCATCGTATAAAATCTCTTTTGATGTTTCATTAAATCCAGCCTTTCTTAGCCTCCCTTGGATTTGTTCGTTTGTAGCAGATTCAAAAACAGGAACATCATAATATTCATTAAGATACCTACCAGCAAGACCAAGCTGAGATTCCATTAGTTGCCCAATATTCATACGAGATGGCACCCCCAAGGGGTTTAAGCATATATCAAGAGAAGTTCCGTCTGCAAGATATGGCATATCTTCAACTGGAAGAATTTTTGCAACTACACCCTTATTTCCATGTCGTCCAGCCATCTTATCGCCTTCCTTAAGTTTTCTCTTCTTAGCAATATAAACCTTAAGTATCTCATCAACCCCAGGAGGAAGATTTCCAACATCATCCTTAGTGACTCTTTGAACATCAATTACAGTGCCCTCAGTACCATGCGGAACTTTTAGTGAATTATTCTTTACATCTTTTGCCTTCTCACCAAAAATCGATGTTAAAAGTTTAAATTCAGGAGTAATGTCTCCCTCTGACTTTGGAGTAACCTTGCCAATTAAAATATCACCTGGCTTTACATAAGTTCCTACTCGTATAATTCCATTTTCATCAAGTTTGTTTAGTATCTTTCCGCTAACATTAGGGATATCAGCTGTAACTTTCTCAGGCCCAAGCTTAGTTTCCCGTACCTCAATGCTAAACTCTTTAATATGAATTGAAGTATAAAGGTCTTCTTTTACAATTCTCTCAGAAATTAATATAGCATCCTCATAATTAAAACCATTCCAAGGAATAAAACCAACCAACAAATTATTTCCGAGTGCAAGCTCTCCATATCTAGTAGCAGGTCCATCAGCAATTATTTCACCTCTACTAATCTCCTGATGCTCTTTAACCAAAACTGACTGATTAAAGGAAGTATCCTGATTTGTTCTCTCGTATTTTGAAAGATCATACTCATCGAAATCATTTTTATCATCAGTATTCTCAGGTCTGATAACTATTTTTCTATTTGTTGCCAACACAACCGTACCCGATCTCTTCGCCTTAATAACAACACCAGAATCTTTAGCAACTACTCTCTCCATCCCAGTACCAACAATAGGTGGTTGTGGAAACAACAAAGGCACTGCTTGACGTTGCATATTTGAACCCATAAGAGCACGGTTTGCATCATTGTGCTCAAGAAAAGGTATTAGTGCCGAAGAGACAGAAATCAACTGCCTAGGTGAAACATCCATATAATCTATATCCTTAGGAACCGTTGTAGTATAATCACCAGAAACCCTAACAGAAATTAAATTATCAATATAATTACCATCAGCACTAACAGTAGCATTTGCCTGAGCAATACACTTCTTCTCCTCGTCAATTGCAGACAAATATTTTATCTCATCAGTAACTCTACCCTCAACCACCTTTCTATAAGGAGTTTCCAAGAAACCATAATCATTTACCTTCGCATAAGTAGCCAAAGAAACAATAAGACCAATATTCGGTCCCTCAGGAGTTTCAATGGGGCACATCCTGCCATAATGAGTATAATGCACATCCCTCACCTCAAAACCTGCACGTTCTCTTGAAAGTCCCCCAGGACCCAAAGCATTAAGACGTCTCTTATGCGTTAATTCAGCCAAAGGATTTACCTGATCCATAAACTGTGAGAGCTGACTAGTTGCAAAAAATTCTTTAACAGCAGAAACAATAGGCTTAACACTTATTAATTCCTGAGGCTTTAGATTGAATACCTCCTTATTAGACATTCTATCCTTTGCAATCTTTTCTACCCTTGACATTGCACCTTTATATATATTTGTCAATAATTCACCAACAGATCGAACTCGCCTATTTCCAAGATGATCAATATCATCAAGAATATCATGTCCATCGTATATTCTTAAAAGA
The sequence above is drawn from the Candidatus Borreliella tachyglossi genome and encodes:
- the rpoB gene encoding DNA-directed RNA polymerase subunit beta, yielding MVERVHLGQGKAEEILDLPNLIEIQLNSYEKFLQLEKLKNKRPLLNEGLESVFRNVFPIKSSNGEVALEYEKYYIEDDSLNFIEKECKRKGQSYEAVLKIRLNLQFLTTGEIRQKDVYMGTIPLMTDRGTFIVNGAERVIVSQIHRSPGVVFYKEKDLYFARIIPYRGSWLEFEIDSKKDYLYVKIDRKKRVLVTLFLRALGLDTREKIISTFYNIRKIEVNEDTKREITGQYLAVNINIKENMTYRAGDKITLQDIEDFLQNGVKEIELIDFDGYDSVPGKHYISSDVILNCFEKEDAYFSLKDGFKELSRESVMLAVYSVLLPGEPISIDNAENDLRTVFFSEKRYDLGHVGRYKLSKKFGLDDLTTPVLTITDIVNTISHLLRIYDGHDILDDIDHLGNRRVRSVGELLTNIYKGAMSRVEKIAKDRMSNKEVFNLKPQELISVKPIVSAVKEFFATSQLSQFMDQVNPLAELTHKRRLNALGPGGLSRERAGFEVRDVHYTHYGRMCPIETPEGPNIGLIVSLATYAKVNDYGFLETPYRKVVEGRVTDEIKYLSAIDEEKKCIAQANATVSADGNYIDNLISVRVSGDYTTTVPKDIDYMDVSPRQLISVSSALIPFLEHNDANRALMGSNMQRQAVPLLFPQPPIVGTGMERVVAKDSGVVIKAKRSGTVVLATNRKIVIRPENTDDKNDFDEYDLSKYERTNQDTSFNQSVLVKEHQEISRGEIIADGPATRYGELALGNNLLVGFIPWNGFNYEDAILISERIVKEDLYTSIHIKEFSIEVRETKLGPEKVTADIPNVSGKILNKLDENGIIRVGTYVKPGDILIGKVTPKSEGDITPEFKLLTSIFGEKAKDVKNNSLKVPHGTEGTVIDVQRVTKDDVGNLPPGVDEILKVYIAKKRKLKEGDKMAGRHGNKGVVAKILPVEDMPYLADGTSLDICLNPLGVPSRMNIGQLMESQLGLAGRYLNEYYDVPVFESATNEQIQGRLRKAGFNETSKEILYDGYTGEAFENEVMVGVIYMLKLHHLVDDKMHARSTGPYSLVSQQPLGGKAQFGGQRLGEMEVWALEAYGAAHTLQELLTVKSDDMSGRVKIYENIVKGIPTNVSGIPESFNVLMQELRGLGFDLSIYDDGGNQIPLTEKEEELINKT
- the rpoC gene encoding DNA-directed RNA polymerase subunit beta' translates to MKEIKDFEKIKIKIASPEQIRNWSYGEVKKSETINYRTLRPEKDGLFCERIFGTTKEWECYCGKFKSVRYKGIICDRCNVEVTHFKVRRERMGHIELSAPVAHIWYYKYIPSRIGLLLDITASNLNSILYYEKYIVIEPGDTDLKKMQLLNEDEYSESRERYGMSFNASMGAEAIKTLLENLDLDELSSRLRVQMIDKDDKTDKKLLRRLEIIENFKVSGNKPEWMIMDVLPVIPPEIRPMVQLDGGRFATSDLNDLYRRVINRNNRLRKLLLLNAPEIIVRNEKRMLQESVDSLFDNSHKRKVVKGSSNRPLKSLSDALKGKQGRFRQNLLGKRVDYSGRSVIVVGPELKLHQCGIPSKMALELFKPFVIRRLIESESVFNIKRAKSLIEQEVDEVWQILDGVIKEHPVLLNRAPTLHRLGIQAFEPVLVEGKAIKLHPLVCHAYNADFDGDQMAVHVPLTPAAQAESWALMLSTNNLLNPANGHPIVFPSQDIVLGLYYLTMEKKNVAGEGRKFLNFNHVLLAINNKALDYNARIYVKVNGGYIETTSGRIVFNEALPDKIDFVNKTLSDHELQVLISEVYVAHGSSIVIEMLDIIKELGFKYATKFGCTISMSDIIVPEEKRGYVDKANREIAKIQNDYTKGVITGEERYNNVVSVWSKTNEELTTRMMEILKRDRDGFNVIYMMADSGARGSRNQIRQLAGMRGLMAKTSGDIIELPIISNFKEGLSVIEFFISTNGARKGLADTALKTADAGYLTRRLVDIAQDVVVRIEDCGTINGIKVEAVKNGEEIIEPLREKVIGSYSIERIKNPITGEIVLDVNEEITEDKIRLLETVGIDKLVIRSVLTCEAEHGVCQKCYGRDFSNNKPVNIGEAVGIIAAQSIGQPGTQLTMRTFHIGGVAQAGSEDDKISLKNAFILNGLEGFNVKIDNDLLFTRKGTLRIINVIYEEDIKSIKEIKVVDAQKVIKGMPLFVNKKGVDILSSYIGYIKIKDDKFMIVSEEQEVPLKAGTRLEINVGDYVEAGRVIGTFDPFAEPIIAEAKGKIKFKDVILGTTLKEEINLETGNIEKRITDQIFESLDPRILIVDGRGVEISSYVLPGDAYLQVEDGHDINIGDVIAKLSKGSEKTQDITGGLPRVNDLFETRIPKNLTEMAKVSGVTQFRAIQKGKRLINILDEYGVEHKHYIPAGKHLLVRDGDIVKAGDMLCDGRINPHDVLEILGGISLQEFLLEEIQDVYRKQGVSINDKHIGVIIKQMMKKVKIVSVGDTNFVYNQKVDKHTFYEQNKKVIEQGGEPAIASPILIGITKASLNIDSFISAASFQETTKVLTDASIAGKVDDLKGLKENVVIGHLIPTGTGMSLYKRIKVVENTGYKV